The genomic DNA ACTATGGTGCTGCACCCAATCTGAACGCTGCGTCTGGGATAGATCCCGAATCGACGCAAAGTAGTTCATCAAACAGTTCTTCTGGAATTGTGACGCCATCGTCTGCCGAGGAAAAGGCGTAGTCACCTGATCGCAGAATCCCTATTCTTCCTTGCACTCCTCACCCGAACCATCATGCCGATTAAAACCCACCTTGAATCATCTGAAACCGATGTCCGGATCGAAATTATCCCCCTGATTGATGTCATCTTTTGTATCCTGACGTTTTTCATCCTGGCAGCCGTCACCCTGACCCGGCAGACTGCCATCAACGTTGATTTGCCCCGTGCCGGAACGGGCGCACCTCAAATGCGGGAATTGCTGGTGGTGAGCGTTGATCCGATCGGTCAAACCTATCTGGAAAAACAGCCGATTTCCCGTGAGTCTTTGGGGCAGGCGCTCCAGAACTTCAAGCAAACCAATCCGGATGGGCTAATGGTGCTCTATGCCTCAAAAGCAGCGAGCTATAACGATGTCGTGGAA from Leptolyngbya ohadii IS1 includes the following:
- a CDS encoding ExbD/TolR family protein, with product MPIKTHLESSETDVRIEIIPLIDVIFCILTFFILAAVTLTRQTAINVDLPRAGTGAPQMRELLVVSVDPIGQTYLEKQPISRESLGQALQNFKQTNPDGLMVLYASKAASYNDVVEVLDLLRAVGGDRVALATLPDNGQSSVPDFQTLPGGLPGNPLPGGLNPQPNQLPNQLPGQSAPLDLSPAPTQSLPGSESPLPNSKPSTQKPGSSSPTTP